One region of Etheostoma cragini isolate CJK2018 chromosome 16, CSU_Ecrag_1.0, whole genome shotgun sequence genomic DNA includes:
- the dgcr2 gene encoding integral membrane protein DGCR2/IDD isoform X3, with protein sequence MLPKADSSSFVLFSLLFVLTLTDPPRTEQRCSPGQFACRSGKTHCIPMSWQCDGWTACDDKSDEMHCPPIKEERFRFGNGYDQVEDVIGVAQPVRFNKKCTSGWHHYEKTASCYKAYLRDENYWQAVETCQKVNGSLATFVTNEELQFILKIEVDFDDKVCEGRDQCKFWVGYQYVITNQNHSLEGHWEVYKGSMQVFLPPEDLTNFGDPSPTQDNVFCAQLQRFQIKSMNERGLHSWYAENCYKKFPFLCKRRQTCVDIKDNVVNEGYYFTPKGDDPCLSCTCHDGEPEMCVAALCERPQGCQHFRKDPKECCKFTCLDPDGSSLFDSMASGMRLIVSCISSFLILSLLLFMVHRLRQRRRERIETLIGGNLHHFNLGRRVPGFDYGPDVFGTGLTPLHLSDDGEGGAFHFQEPPPPYAAYKYPNIQHPDDPPPPYEASINPDSLLFVDLGHRGVSMVPSQMNAMGDGLQTDIPNAFGPRPDSAPSSQEREDSIDSSTFLVGPDTPTDGHASASMPADCASSLSTVI encoded by the exons ATGTTGCCAAAGGCTGACAGCAGCAGTTTcgtcctcttctctcttctcttcgtCCTCACGTTAACGGACCCACCACGGACAG agcagCGCTGCAGCCCTGGGCAGTTTGCCTGCCGCAGTGGGAAGACTCATTGTATCCCAATGTCCTGGCAGTGTGACGGCTGGACAGCATGTGATGACAAGAGTGACGAGATGCACTGTCCCC CTATAAAGGAGGAGAGGTTTCGTTTTGGCAATGGCTATGACCAGGTAGAAGACGTCATCGGTGTGGCTCAGCCTGTGCGCTTTAACA AGAAGTGCACCAGTGGGTGGCACCACTATGAGAAGACGGCCAGCTGTTACAAAGCGTACCTGAGGGACGAGAACTACTGGCAGGCCGTGGAGACCTGTCAGAAAGTCAACGGCTCATTGGCTACTTTTGTTACCAACGAGGAGCTGCAGTTCATACTGAAGATCGAGGTGGATTTTGACGACAAGGTCTGTGAGGGCAGAGACCAGTGCAA atTCTGGGTGGGCTACCAGTATGTGATCACCAATCAGAACCACTCCCTGGAGGGCCACTGGGAGGTATACAAAG GGTCGATGCAGGTGTTTCTGCCACCTGAGGATCTGACCAACTTTGGGGACCCGTCTCCCACCCAGGATAATGTCTTCTGTGCCCAGCTGCAGCGCTTTCAGATCAAAAGCATGAATGAACGAGGCCTGCACAGCTGGTATGCTGAGAACTGCTACAAGAAGTTCCCCTTTCTCTGCAAGAGGA GGCAAACGTGCGTGGATATAAAAGATAACGTCGTAAACGAGGGCTACTACTTCACCCCTAAGGGGGACGACCCGTGTCTGAGCTGCACGTGTCACGACGGCGAGCCTGAGATGTGCGTGGCGGCGCTGTGCGAGCGTCCACAGGGCTGCCAGCACTTCCGCAAGGATCCCAAAGAGTGTTGCAAGTTCACCTGCCTGGACCCAG aTGGAAGCAGTCTGTTTGACTCTATGGCCAGCGGGATGAGACTGATCGTCAGCTGTATCTCATCCTTCCTCatcctctctctgctgctcttcaTGGTCCACAGACTCCGTCAGCGGAGACGTGAACGCATAGAAACTCTGATTGGAGGAAACT TGCACCACTTTAACCTCGGAAGACGAGTCCCAGGCTTCGACTACGGCCCCGATGTCTTTGGCACGGGCCTCACTCCCCTGCATTTGTCTGATGATGGCGAGGGAGGTGCTTTCCATTTCCAAGAGCCGCCTCCACCGTACGCAGCCTACAAATACCCCAACATCCAGCACCCTGAcgacccccctcccccttacGAAGCCTCCATCAACCCAGACAGCCTTCTCTTCGTGGACCTTG GACACCGTGGGGTTTCCATGGTGCCGAGCCAGATGAATGCCATGGGAGACGGGCTCCAGACTGATATTCCCAACGCCTTTGGTCCCAGGCCAGACTCAGCGCCGTCCTCTCAGGAGAGGGAGGACTCTATAGATAGCAGCACCTTCCTGGTGGGGCCCGACACCCCCACAGATGGCCACGCCTCCGCTTCCATGCCCGCAGACTGCGCCTCCTCTCTCAGTACCGTAATATAG
- the dgcr2 gene encoding integral membrane protein DGCR2/IDD isoform X1, whose translation MLPKADSSSFVLFSLLFVLTLTDPPRTGPQLALARLLSEQRCSPGQFACRSGKTHCIPMSWQCDGWTACDDKSDEMHCPPIKEERFRFGNGYDQVEDVIGVAQPVRFNKKCTSGWHHYEKTASCYKAYLRDENYWQAVETCQKVNGSLATFVTNEELQFILKIEVDFDDKVCEGRDQCKFWVGYQYVITNQNHSLEGHWEVYKGSMQVFLPPEDLTNFGDPSPTQDNVFCAQLQRFQIKSMNERGLHSWYAENCYKKFPFLCKRRQTCVDIKDNVVNEGYYFTPKGDDPCLSCTCHDGEPEMCVAALCERPQGCQHFRKDPKECCKFTCLDPDGSSLFDSMASGMRLIVSCISSFLILSLLLFMVHRLRQRRRERIETLIGGNLHHFNLGRRVPGFDYGPDVFGTGLTPLHLSDDGEGGAFHFQEPPPPYAAYKYPNIQHPDDPPPPYEASINPDSLLFVDLGHRGVSMVPSQMNAMGDGLQTDIPNAFGPRPDSAPSSQEREDSIDSSTFLVGPDTPTDGHASASMPADCASSLSTVI comes from the exons ATGTTGCCAAAGGCTGACAGCAGCAGTTTcgtcctcttctctcttctcttcgtCCTCACGTTAACGGACCCACCACGGACAG GTCCGCAGCTAGCTCTGGCAAGATTATTGTCAG agcagCGCTGCAGCCCTGGGCAGTTTGCCTGCCGCAGTGGGAAGACTCATTGTATCCCAATGTCCTGGCAGTGTGACGGCTGGACAGCATGTGATGACAAGAGTGACGAGATGCACTGTCCCC CTATAAAGGAGGAGAGGTTTCGTTTTGGCAATGGCTATGACCAGGTAGAAGACGTCATCGGTGTGGCTCAGCCTGTGCGCTTTAACA AGAAGTGCACCAGTGGGTGGCACCACTATGAGAAGACGGCCAGCTGTTACAAAGCGTACCTGAGGGACGAGAACTACTGGCAGGCCGTGGAGACCTGTCAGAAAGTCAACGGCTCATTGGCTACTTTTGTTACCAACGAGGAGCTGCAGTTCATACTGAAGATCGAGGTGGATTTTGACGACAAGGTCTGTGAGGGCAGAGACCAGTGCAA atTCTGGGTGGGCTACCAGTATGTGATCACCAATCAGAACCACTCCCTGGAGGGCCACTGGGAGGTATACAAAG GGTCGATGCAGGTGTTTCTGCCACCTGAGGATCTGACCAACTTTGGGGACCCGTCTCCCACCCAGGATAATGTCTTCTGTGCCCAGCTGCAGCGCTTTCAGATCAAAAGCATGAATGAACGAGGCCTGCACAGCTGGTATGCTGAGAACTGCTACAAGAAGTTCCCCTTTCTCTGCAAGAGGA GGCAAACGTGCGTGGATATAAAAGATAACGTCGTAAACGAGGGCTACTACTTCACCCCTAAGGGGGACGACCCGTGTCTGAGCTGCACGTGTCACGACGGCGAGCCTGAGATGTGCGTGGCGGCGCTGTGCGAGCGTCCACAGGGCTGCCAGCACTTCCGCAAGGATCCCAAAGAGTGTTGCAAGTTCACCTGCCTGGACCCAG aTGGAAGCAGTCTGTTTGACTCTATGGCCAGCGGGATGAGACTGATCGTCAGCTGTATCTCATCCTTCCTCatcctctctctgctgctcttcaTGGTCCACAGACTCCGTCAGCGGAGACGTGAACGCATAGAAACTCTGATTGGAGGAAACT TGCACCACTTTAACCTCGGAAGACGAGTCCCAGGCTTCGACTACGGCCCCGATGTCTTTGGCACGGGCCTCACTCCCCTGCATTTGTCTGATGATGGCGAGGGAGGTGCTTTCCATTTCCAAGAGCCGCCTCCACCGTACGCAGCCTACAAATACCCCAACATCCAGCACCCTGAcgacccccctcccccttacGAAGCCTCCATCAACCCAGACAGCCTTCTCTTCGTGGACCTTG GACACCGTGGGGTTTCCATGGTGCCGAGCCAGATGAATGCCATGGGAGACGGGCTCCAGACTGATATTCCCAACGCCTTTGGTCCCAGGCCAGACTCAGCGCCGTCCTCTCAGGAGAGGGAGGACTCTATAGATAGCAGCACCTTCCTGGTGGGGCCCGACACCCCCACAGATGGCCACGCCTCCGCTTCCATGCCCGCAGACTGCGCCTCCTCTCTCAGTACCGTAATATAG
- the dgcr2 gene encoding integral membrane protein DGCR2/IDD isoform X2 — MLPKADSSSFVLFSLLFVLTLTDPPRTGPQLALARLLSEQRCSPGQFACRSGKTHCIPMSWQCDGWTACDDKSDEMHCPPIKEERFRFGNGYDQVEDVIGVAQPVRFNKKCTSGWHHYEKTASCYKAYLRDENYWQAVETCQKVNGSLATFVTNEELQFILKIEVDFDDKVCEGRDQCKFWVGYQYVITNQNHSLEGHWEVYKGSMQVFLPPEDLTNFGDPSPTQDNVFCAQLQRFQIKSMNERGLHSWYAENCYKKFPFLCKRRQTCVDIKDNVVNEGYYFTPKGDDPCLSCTCHDGEPEMCVAALCERPQGCQHFRKDPKECCKFTCLDPGSSLFDSMASGMRLIVSCISSFLILSLLLFMVHRLRQRRRERIETLIGGNLHHFNLGRRVPGFDYGPDVFGTGLTPLHLSDDGEGGAFHFQEPPPPYAAYKYPNIQHPDDPPPPYEASINPDSLLFVDLGHRGVSMVPSQMNAMGDGLQTDIPNAFGPRPDSAPSSQEREDSIDSSTFLVGPDTPTDGHASASMPADCASSLSTVI, encoded by the exons ATGTTGCCAAAGGCTGACAGCAGCAGTTTcgtcctcttctctcttctcttcgtCCTCACGTTAACGGACCCACCACGGACAG GTCCGCAGCTAGCTCTGGCAAGATTATTGTCAG agcagCGCTGCAGCCCTGGGCAGTTTGCCTGCCGCAGTGGGAAGACTCATTGTATCCCAATGTCCTGGCAGTGTGACGGCTGGACAGCATGTGATGACAAGAGTGACGAGATGCACTGTCCCC CTATAAAGGAGGAGAGGTTTCGTTTTGGCAATGGCTATGACCAGGTAGAAGACGTCATCGGTGTGGCTCAGCCTGTGCGCTTTAACA AGAAGTGCACCAGTGGGTGGCACCACTATGAGAAGACGGCCAGCTGTTACAAAGCGTACCTGAGGGACGAGAACTACTGGCAGGCCGTGGAGACCTGTCAGAAAGTCAACGGCTCATTGGCTACTTTTGTTACCAACGAGGAGCTGCAGTTCATACTGAAGATCGAGGTGGATTTTGACGACAAGGTCTGTGAGGGCAGAGACCAGTGCAA atTCTGGGTGGGCTACCAGTATGTGATCACCAATCAGAACCACTCCCTGGAGGGCCACTGGGAGGTATACAAAG GGTCGATGCAGGTGTTTCTGCCACCTGAGGATCTGACCAACTTTGGGGACCCGTCTCCCACCCAGGATAATGTCTTCTGTGCCCAGCTGCAGCGCTTTCAGATCAAAAGCATGAATGAACGAGGCCTGCACAGCTGGTATGCTGAGAACTGCTACAAGAAGTTCCCCTTTCTCTGCAAGAGGA GGCAAACGTGCGTGGATATAAAAGATAACGTCGTAAACGAGGGCTACTACTTCACCCCTAAGGGGGACGACCCGTGTCTGAGCTGCACGTGTCACGACGGCGAGCCTGAGATGTGCGTGGCGGCGCTGTGCGAGCGTCCACAGGGCTGCCAGCACTTCCGCAAGGATCCCAAAGAGTGTTGCAAGTTCACCTGCCTGGACCCAG GAAGCAGTCTGTTTGACTCTATGGCCAGCGGGATGAGACTGATCGTCAGCTGTATCTCATCCTTCCTCatcctctctctgctgctcttcaTGGTCCACAGACTCCGTCAGCGGAGACGTGAACGCATAGAAACTCTGATTGGAGGAAACT TGCACCACTTTAACCTCGGAAGACGAGTCCCAGGCTTCGACTACGGCCCCGATGTCTTTGGCACGGGCCTCACTCCCCTGCATTTGTCTGATGATGGCGAGGGAGGTGCTTTCCATTTCCAAGAGCCGCCTCCACCGTACGCAGCCTACAAATACCCCAACATCCAGCACCCTGAcgacccccctcccccttacGAAGCCTCCATCAACCCAGACAGCCTTCTCTTCGTGGACCTTG GACACCGTGGGGTTTCCATGGTGCCGAGCCAGATGAATGCCATGGGAGACGGGCTCCAGACTGATATTCCCAACGCCTTTGGTCCCAGGCCAGACTCAGCGCCGTCCTCTCAGGAGAGGGAGGACTCTATAGATAGCAGCACCTTCCTGGTGGGGCCCGACACCCCCACAGATGGCCACGCCTCCGCTTCCATGCCCGCAGACTGCGCCTCCTCTCTCAGTACCGTAATATAG
- the ess2 gene encoding splicing factor ESS-2 homolog yields MEGSASVRRALSGTLVPVTVTTVALLQHQSEQNEKGKVQRKVLDEEEYIESLEKIIQRDFFPDVTKLQAQKDYLDAEETGDLERMREISIRYGSSLTKSTPRSSAPYVTPASFETPVGHSGSPSSSHGNKGVDGESKDDGKEEKELPCLDRFLAKNTSEDNASFEQIMDLAEDKEKLRHYWLYEAEAEYKQRHDTNLALPSAEKAALECVKAGLETWEYKAKNALMYYPEGVKDDDTLFKKPREVVHKNTRFVGDPFSKALNKSQIQQAAALNAQFKQGKVGPDGKELIPHESPTVNGYGFESMPSPAPGVAESPLMTWGEIESTPFRLDGSDSPYVERNHGPSFKIPEPGRRERLGLKMANEAAAKNRAKKQEALRKVTENLASRTPKGLSPALTPALQRLVNRTSSKYTDKALRASYTPSPSHGVTGCKSPFGGPATPSGTPTPDKAKTPSSQDLTSLTDNLLQLPKRRKASDFF; encoded by the exons ATGGAGGGCAGCGCCAGCGTGAGAAGAGCGCTTTCCGGGACTCTCGTCCCTGTGACGGTCACAACAGTGGCTCTCCTTCAACATCAGTCGGAGCAGAACGAAAAGGGGAAGGTGCAGAGAAAGGTCCTCGATGAAGAGGAGTACATCGAG AGTTTAGAGAAGATCATCCAGCGGGACTTCTTCCCAGATGTGACTAAATTGCAAGCGCAGAAGGACTATCTTGACGCAGAGGAAACTGGCGACCTAGAGCGAATGAGGGAGATATCCATCAGATATGGATCATCTTTGACCAAATCTACACCACGCTCTTCTGCGCCCT ATGTGACACCAGCAAGCTTTGAGACACCAGTGGGCCACTCAGggtctccctcctcctctcatgGCAATAAAGGTGTAGATGGCG AGAGCAAGGATGATGGCAAGGAAGAGAAAGAGCTGCCCTGTCTGGATCGCTTCCTTGCTAAAAATACCAGTGAGGATAATGCATCGTTTGAGCAGATAATGGATCTGGCTGAAGACAAAGAGAAGCTGAGGCATTATTGGTTATACGAGGCCGAGGCCGAATACAAAcag cGTCATGACACCAACCTTGCTTTACCATCAGCGGAGAAAGCAGCACTCGAATGTGTCAAAGCCGGACTGGAGACATGGGAGTACAAAGCAAAGAATGCCTTGATGTATTATCCAGAGG GTGTTAAAGACGACGATACACTATTTAAGAAGCCACGGGAGGTAGTTCACAAGAACACTCGCTTTGTTGGAGACCCGTTCAGCAAAGCTCTCAACAAAAGCCAGATTCAGCAGGCTGCTGCCCTCAACGCACAG TTCAAACAGGGTAAAGTAGGCCCCGATGGGAAAGAGCTCATCCCACATGAATCCCCAACAGTGAATGGGTATGGTTTTGAGAGTATGCCATCCCCTGCACCTG GTGTAGCTGAGTCGCCTCTAATGACCTGGGGTGAGATCGAGAGCACCCCATTTCGTCTCGATGGATCCGACTCCCCATATGTTGAGAGGAACCATGGTCCATCATTTAAG ATTCCTGAAccaggaagaagagagaggctGGGTTTAAAGATGGCCAATGAAGCTGCGGCTAAAAACCGCGCTAAGAAACAGGAGGCATTGCGAAAGGTTACAGAGAACCTCGCAAG TCGTACGCCTAAAGGTCTGAGTCCAGCCCTCACCCCCGCCCTGCAGAGGCTTGTAAATCGGACATCTAGCAAATACACGGACAAAGCTCTACGAGCAAGTTACACCCCCTCGCCTTCACATGGAGTCACTGGCTGCAAGTCGCCTTTCGGTGGCCCAGCCACTCCCTCTGGAACGCCAACACCAGACAAAGCCAAGACGCCGAGCTCTCAGGACCTTACATCACTCACAGACAATCTGCTGCAACTCCCCAAGAGACGAAAAGCCTCAGACTTTTTCTAA